From the genome of Adhaeribacter pallidiroseus:
TAGCCGCTCAGTTGTATATTTCATTAGCAACGGTCCGGTCGCACGTCAAAAAAAATATACGAAAAATTGCAAGTCAATTCTAAATCGGAGACAATAGTTATAGCTTTTAAAGACACTATTATTTGAGTAATTGCTACAAGAAATTAAAATTTTTAAAAAACCAGTTGATACGTACTTGCTTGAGGTATTTGGTTGGGATTTTAATATAAATAAGATTTTGCGTAGCGGGCTATTAACAAGTATTAGCAAGAGTATTTCTTTGAAGCCGGTTCCCGTCGCCAGGCGTTGGTGCTACTTAACTTGTTGCGCTTAAGTTTACCTCGTGGCCGGCGGACCCCGTTAGGCTCTTCCGGGCGGGTCTAAGCTTGTTTTGTTCGTGCCTCACCATGCCTCGTTCCTCGGCACCACAACCTTAGAAGGCCCCTCTGAGCCAAACTGATGTCGTTTACGTTTGGTATCAGCTTTTCTGACTCATTCAGTTTAGTAAGGTTAGTGCAATGTAATTTTTTAATTTACTACTTGTAACATACCACAATTAAACTTTTTTATTTTATTTATTTCTTCCCGATTAAGCAGTAGCTATTCGCAGCTGACACCAGTTTGGCTGTGGAGCACCTGCTAGGGTTCCGGTACTGCAAAGCAGTATTCCGCAGTGAAACGAGGAAAGAGAGGCTAGCGAGGGCGGAAGAGCCAAACGAGGCCCGCCGGCCAGGAGGCAAAGCTTGAAAGCAGCAAGCTAGGTAGCACCAGCACCTAGAGGCTTGGGAAGGCTCCAGTAATAAGCCGTCGCTAATGGTCCTTTTAATTCCATTTAGCATAAGGATGTACTGCTTTACATTTTTTAATATAAATCCTATAACATTATTCTACCACAGCTTCCTTAATTTTTACAGTTCCTTTTAAGATACTTTGTCTATATTTAACCACAATATTCTTCCAGTTGGCTTTATTCTTAACGTAAAAACTCATTCTATGAATTCTCGTCGCGATTTTTTGCAAAAGCTTACCCTTTCGGCCATTACCTTGCCTTTACTGCCCGGCAGTTTAAAACCTTTAAACTTACCCGAAGAAAATCCGGAACCCTATCAGGGCAAGGTGCTGCGGGTAGCTATTCTGGGTTTGGGCAGTTACGGCACCCGGGTGGCCGATGCCATGCAAACCTGCAAAAGAGCCAAGTTGGTAGGAGCCATCAGCGGTACACCCACTAAATTGAAGGAATGGCAAACTAAATACAACATTCCGGCAAAAAACTGCTACTCCTACGATAACTTCGACCAAATTAAAAATAACAAAGACATTGACGCCGTTTACGTCATTACCCCCAACGGCTTGCACCGCGACCAGGTTATTCGGGTGGCCAAAGCCGGTAAACACGCCATTTGCGAAAAGCCCATGGCCATTAATGCCCAACAAGGTCAGCAAATGATTGATGCCTGCCAAGCCGCTAATGTAAGATTACTGGTGGGTTACCGCATGCACTTCGAGCCTAAAACCTTGGAAGTAATCCGGATGCGCCAAGCGGGGGAGTTCGGAAAAATTAAATTTTTTCAGGGACTATCAGGCTTTACCATTGGCGACCCTAAGCAATGGCGCTTAAATAAAGAACTGGCCGGCGGCGGGGCCATGATGGATATTGGTATTTACTCGATCAACGGGGCCCGGTACATGGTAGGCGAGGAGCCCGTATGGGTTACGGCCCAAGAAACGAAAACCGATCCGGTAAAATTCAAAGAAGGCGTGGACGAAACCATCTTGTTTCAAATGGGCTTTCCGAGCGGCGCGGTGGCTTCTTGCTTATCGACGTACAGCATGAACGGTTTGGACAAGTTTTACCTGAACGGCGAGAAAGGTTTTGCCGAAATGCAGCCTTCCACCGGCTATGGTCCCATTAAAGGCCAAACGCATAAAGGCGAACTAAATCAGCCCCACATTACCCACCAAACGGTGCAAATGGACGAAATGGCCGCTATTATATTTGATAATAAAAAACCCGAAGTACCCGTGGACGGTCAGGAAGGCCTACGCGATTTAAAAATTATTGATGCCATTTTCCTGGCGGCTAAAACCGGTAAAAAGGTAGAATTGAAGGCTTAAAAGCAGTTGGTTCTAAGTGGAACAAGCTGCTAAGCTTAAATTCTCTTCCGTTTTAAATAAATCAAGTATTTGTTAAAATAAGCTTTCTCTAATCTTCGGAACAAATTAAAAAAAGCTTATTTTAATTTGTTCCGAAGATTTTAAAATTTAAATTTTTTATCAAACCAACTTTCCGATTATAAATCCATTTAAATCTAAATAACAAACCCCTGGTTCTTATGGTAAAGCATTTTTATTATTTATGGATCAGTTTAGTATTAATGGGCTGCCAATCCGCAAAAACCAACGAGAATCCATCAAACTTTACCTCCGAAAATTTAAGAATTTTAAAAATTGGGGAACAGGTGTATCAGCATACCTCGTACTTAAACACCGAAAGTTTTGGGAAAGTAGACTGTAACGGCATGATAGTTTTTGACGGGAAAGAAGCCGTGATTTTTAATACTACTGCCGACGATGTTTCTTCTGCTGAATTAATCAATTGGGTGCAAAACTCCTTGCATTGTAAAATTAAGGCCATTATTCCCACGCACTTTCACGCGGATTGCTTAGGTGGTTTAGCGGCTTTTCATCAGCAAGGCATTCCATCGTATGCCAGTAATGCCACCATTCAATTAGCGCAGGCCAAAAATGTAACTGTTCCAAAAACCGGGTTTGCTGATTTACTCGAGTTAAAAGTGGGCGATAAACAAGTGTTAACCGAGTTTTTAGGCGAAGGCCACACCCGCGATAATGTGATCGGTTATTTCCCGAGTGAAAACATGATGTTTGGCGGCTGCTTGATTAAAGAAGTAGGTGCCGGCAAAGGCAACCTCGAAGATGCCAATGTTTCGGCTTGGCCCGCCACGGTAAATCAACTAAAAGCGAAATACCCCGACGTAAAATTAATTGTACCGGGGCACGGAAAATCCGGCGGAACGGAATTGCTGGATTACACCGTAAAACTTTTTTCGGGGCAGTAGTTTTTTTCTTAAAAATTTAAAAAATCTTTGTAAAACAACTTTGTTCGGAATTTTACCTTCTTTCTGCCTGATTTATTCTTACTCTTAATCTGCTTCATGGCCCGTACCGCAATCCGGATACAACAACAAGAGATTGGGCTACTTTTTACTTCGTGGGTTTGCGCACCTTTGTAAAATATTCACCCCTAATTAAAATTATAAGCATGAAAAAAGTAAAATTAGGCCGTCAGGGATTAGAAGTACCCGAAATTGGCCTGGGCTGTATGGGCATGTCCAAAATTGCGCACCTGGATATTTACGGCCAAGCCGACGAGAAAGAAGCAATTGCTACCATTCACCGGTCATTGGAGCTAGGTGGAAATTTTTTAGATACCGCCGATTTGTACGGGCCATTAGCCAACGAACGCTTAATTGCCAAAGCCATTGCGGGTAACCGCGACCAATACATGATTGCTACTAAGTTCGGGTTTGAAATTGATGATAACGAACAGTTAACCTGGCAAATAAACGGCAAGCCCGATTACGTAAAAAAATCGCTGGAGCGTTCGCTGAAAAACTTGGGTACCGATTACATCGATTTGTATTACCTGCACCGCCAGGACCCGAATACGCCCATCGAGGAAACCGTAGCCGCTATGGGCGAATTAGTGCAAGAAGGCAAAGTAGGTTATATCGGCCTTTCCGAAGTTTCGTCTGATACCGTTCGCCGGGCGCACCAGGTACATCCTTTATCCGCCGTTCAAACCGAATTTTCGTTGTTCGAGCGCACCCCCGAAGAAAACGGATTTTTAGATACTTTGCAGGAGCTTGGTATTGGCTTTGTGGCCTATTCTCCTTTAGGCAGAGGCTTTATTTCCGGCGAAATTCAAAAGCCCGAGGATTTTCCGGAAGGCGATTTTCGTGCCGCGATGCCCCGTTTTCAGGGCGAACAATTTTATAAAAACCTGGAATTGGTTCATGAAATTAAAAAACTGGCCGCGGAAAAAGTTATTACGCCGTCGCAGTTAGCTCTTGCCTGGGTGTTAAGTAAAAACATGGTGCCCATTCCGGGAACGAAACGCCGCACTTACTTGGAGCAAAACCTGGCGGCTGCGGAAGTTACCCTCAGTGCAGCCGAGCTGAACCGGCTGGAAGCTATTGTACCTTTAGGCACTTCCACCGGCGCCCGATACGATGCCGCCAACATGGCTTTGATTAATCAATAAAAATTTAAACAGGATAAGTTAACATCTGGGAGCTTATCCTGTTATGTTACAAATAAATTTTACATGAAAAAAACAGGTATTGCGCCTTACGTGATTCATTCGGTTTCGGAAGCGCACCGCTTATTAGGTTTGCCCAAACCCGAACATCCCTTGGTAAGCATGGTTGATTTAAGCAGTTTGCGCGATACTTGCCACCAGTTAGTGGGCAGTTATGTGTATAGCTTTTACTCCATCTGCATTAAAAAAGACTTTAATGGTAAATTAAAATACGGGCAAAATTTTTACGATTTTGATGAAGGCATCATGACTTTTTTCTCGCCCGGCCAGGTAATTTCTACGGATGCTGCCGAAGAAGTAGCACTAAATGGCTGGTGGCTGCTCATAGATCCTGATTTTATCCGAAATTACCCTTTAGCTAAAAAGATAAAAGAATACAACTTTTTTTCGTACGCCGTGAGCGAAGCATTGCATCTTTCCGAAAAGGAAGAAGTTATGATTGCCGGCATTATGCAAAACATTGAACAAGAATACCGCTCCGCAATAGACACTTTCAGCCAGGACGTGATGATTTCTCATATTGAGTTGTTGTTGAACTACGCCAACCGGTTTTACAACCGGCAATTTATCACCCGCAAAAACGCAAACACCGATTTACTGGTAAAATTAGAAGACTTACTCAACGAATATTTTGAAAAAAACCGATCGTTGGTGTTTGGTTTGCCCACGGTGCAGTATATTTCGGAGCAATTAAACGTTTCGCCGAATTATTTAAGCGACGTGCTCCGCACTCAAACTGGGCAAAGTACCCAGCTCCATATTCAAAACAAAGTACTCGAAAAAGCTAAAGAAATATTAACTACTACTTCTTTATCCGTCAGCGAAATAGCCTACCAGTTGGGTTTCGAGTACCCGCAATCATTTAATAAATTGTTTAAAACCAAAATGAAAGTTTCCCCACTGGTATTCCGGAATTCCTTTAATTAACTAATAGCTTGTTAATTGAAGCAAACTTAAAATTTAAAAAAACAGTGTTAATTTATAAGTAAGTAACAGGACAAAATTAAGTTGATTTAAACCTGAGTTTAAGTAATTGATTATTAATTTATTAACGATCGAACAACGAACAACTAAAAACGACCAACTACTTAAACTTACGAGGAAAACAGCTATTTCTCTGATTTAATGGTTTCACTTAAACTTTAGAAACAACGGAAGAGCGGCCGCTACCTTTTTTTTATTTTGCTGGGCTGGATTCCATTTCGGCATTGCTTTTAAAACAATAATTGCCGCCGCATCTGCCTGCTCCCCTTGCGATATTTCAATTCTAACGTCTTCTACTTCTCCGGTATCATTAATAATTATCACGACAATTTCGTTTGTATCGAAGCTATT
Proteins encoded in this window:
- a CDS encoding Gfo/Idh/MocA family protein, which gives rise to MNSRRDFLQKLTLSAITLPLLPGSLKPLNLPEENPEPYQGKVLRVAILGLGSYGTRVADAMQTCKRAKLVGAISGTPTKLKEWQTKYNIPAKNCYSYDNFDQIKNNKDIDAVYVITPNGLHRDQVIRVAKAGKHAICEKPMAINAQQGQQMIDACQAANVRLLVGYRMHFEPKTLEVIRMRQAGEFGKIKFFQGLSGFTIGDPKQWRLNKELAGGGAMMDIGIYSINGARYMVGEEPVWVTAQETKTDPVKFKEGVDETILFQMGFPSGAVASCLSTYSMNGLDKFYLNGEKGFAEMQPSTGYGPIKGQTHKGELNQPHITHQTVQMDEMAAIIFDNKKPEVPVDGQEGLRDLKIIDAIFLAAKTGKKVELKA
- the bla gene encoding subclass B1 metallo-beta-lactamase translates to MVKHFYYLWISLVLMGCQSAKTNENPSNFTSENLRILKIGEQVYQHTSYLNTESFGKVDCNGMIVFDGKEAVIFNTTADDVSSAELINWVQNSLHCKIKAIIPTHFHADCLGGLAAFHQQGIPSYASNATIQLAQAKNVTVPKTGFADLLELKVGDKQVLTEFLGEGHTRDNVIGYFPSENMMFGGCLIKEVGAGKGNLEDANVSAWPATVNQLKAKYPDVKLIVPGHGKSGGTELLDYTVKLFSGQ
- a CDS encoding aldo/keto reductase, with the protein product MKKVKLGRQGLEVPEIGLGCMGMSKIAHLDIYGQADEKEAIATIHRSLELGGNFLDTADLYGPLANERLIAKAIAGNRDQYMIATKFGFEIDDNEQLTWQINGKPDYVKKSLERSLKNLGTDYIDLYYLHRQDPNTPIEETVAAMGELVQEGKVGYIGLSEVSSDTVRRAHQVHPLSAVQTEFSLFERTPEENGFLDTLQELGIGFVAYSPLGRGFISGEIQKPEDFPEGDFRAAMPRFQGEQFYKNLELVHEIKKLAAEKVITPSQLALAWVLSKNMVPIPGTKRRTYLEQNLAAAEVTLSAAELNRLEAIVPLGTSTGARYDAANMALINQ
- a CDS encoding helix-turn-helix domain-containing protein, whose amino-acid sequence is MKKTGIAPYVIHSVSEAHRLLGLPKPEHPLVSMVDLSSLRDTCHQLVGSYVYSFYSICIKKDFNGKLKYGQNFYDFDEGIMTFFSPGQVISTDAAEEVALNGWWLLIDPDFIRNYPLAKKIKEYNFFSYAVSEALHLSEKEEVMIAGIMQNIEQEYRSAIDTFSQDVMISHIELLLNYANRFYNRQFITRKNANTDLLVKLEDLLNEYFEKNRSLVFGLPTVQYISEQLNVSPNYLSDVLRTQTGQSTQLHIQNKVLEKAKEILTTTSLSVSEIAYQLGFEYPQSFNKLFKTKMKVSPLVFRNSFN
- a CDS encoding energy transducer TonB, translated to MENLKTKAGKPVYAFTEKPAWFTGGLNGLKDYLEKNSRFTIGTGQNSFDTNEIVVIIINDTGEVEDVRIEISQGEQADAAAIIVLKAMPKWNPAQQNKKKVAAALPLFLKFK